In Rhododendron vialii isolate Sample 1 chromosome 9a, ASM3025357v1, the following are encoded in one genomic region:
- the LOC131300446 gene encoding protein PHR1-LIKE 3-like yields MYSAIHSLAMDGSVGVHGEFRGSMDGTHLTGDPCLVLSTDPKPRLRWTAELHDRFVDAVAQLGGPDKATPKTIMRTMGVKGLTLYHLKSHLQKYRLGKLSCKDLTENSKDVSCIAESQDTGSSTPTSSKLAQDLNDGYQVTEALRVQMEVQRRLHEQLEVQQRLQLRIEAQSKYLQSILEKACNALNDHAAATSGLEAARDELSELAIKVSHSCNGLDPFDTPKIPSLSELATSLENRISSDLPARFGHCNGSPFSPTGEAAILKKRPRPLFGNGDLVPLEGRIGQVEWMMSNMG; encoded by the exons CATTCGCTGGCGATGGACGGGAGTGTGGGGGTCCACGGAGAGTTCCGTGGGTCCATGGATGGGACCCACCTGACGGGTGACCCGTGCCTGGTCTTATCCACGGATCCGAAGCCCCGGCTCCGGTGGACGGCGGAGCTCCATGACAGATTTGTTGATGCCGTCGCTCAGCTCGGTGGACCTGACA AGGCAACACCGAAGACTATTATGAGAACAATGGGGGTCAAAGGTCTTACCCTTTATCACCTGAAATCCCATCTTCAG AAATATCGTTTGGGGAAGCTATCTTGCAAGGACTTGACTGAAAACTCTAAAGATG TGTCTTGCATCGCAGAGAGTCAGGACACCGGTTCATCTACACCAACATCATCAAAATTAGCTCAAGATTTAAATGA TGGATACCAGGTTACTGAGGCTCTACGGGTACAGATGGAAGTCCAGAGAAGATTGCACGAGCAGCTGGAG GTTCAGCAACGCCTTCAACTTCGGATTGAAGCCCAAAGCAAGTACCTGCAATCTATCCTTGAAAAAGCTTGTAATGCTCTGAACGACCACGCTGCTGCCACTTCTGGGCTCGAAGCTGCCAGGGATGAGCTCTCCGAATTGGCGATCAAGGTTTCACACAGCTGCAACGGACTAGACCCTTTTGACACCCCAAAAATTCCCTCTTTATCTGAACTTGCCACCTCTCTAGAAAACAGAATCTCTTCGGATTTGCCCGCCCGGTTTGGCCACTGCAATGGAAGTCCTTTTTCTCCAACGGGCGAGGCTGCTATTCTAAAAAAGAGACCGAGACCCTTGTTTGGAAATGGAGATTTAGTACCGTTGGAGGGCAGAATTGGGCAAGTGGAATGGATGATGAGTAATATGGGATGA